A single region of the Pseudomonas sp. VD-NE ins genome encodes:
- a CDS encoding HAD family hydrolase: protein MSLKEVKHWVFDMDGTLTVAVHDFAAIRVALAIPPEDDILTHLAALPADEAAAKHAWLLEHERDLALGSTPAAGAVELVRDLHARGYRLGILTRNARELAHVTLEAIGLADCFAVDDVLGRDEAPPKPHPGGLLKLADAWDVPASEMVMVGDYRFDLDCGRAAGAQTVLVNLPENPWPELTDWHAKDCVELRRMLLA, encoded by the coding sequence ATGAGTCTGAAAGAGGTCAAGCACTGGGTGTTCGATATGGACGGCACGTTGACCGTCGCCGTGCATGATTTTGCGGCGATTCGCGTGGCGCTGGCGATTCCGCCGGAGGACGACATCCTCACTCATCTCGCTGCATTGCCGGCGGATGAGGCGGCGGCGAAACATGCCTGGTTGCTGGAGCACGAGCGCGATCTGGCGTTGGGCTCGACCCCGGCCGCCGGGGCGGTGGAGCTGGTGCGAGACCTGCATGCGCGCGGTTATCGCCTCGGCATTCTGACCCGCAACGCGCGGGAACTGGCGCACGTGACGCTGGAAGCGATTGGTTTGGCCGACTGTTTCGCGGTGGACGATGTACTGGGCCGCGACGAAGCGCCGCCGAAGCCGCATCCGGGTGGCTTGCTGAAACTGGCAGATGCCTGGGACGTGCCGGCCAGCGAGATGGTGATGGTCGGTGATTACCGCTTTGATCTGGATTGCGGGAGAGCGGCGGGGGCGCAGACGGTGTTGGTGAATCTGCCGGAAAACCCTTGGCCGGAGTTGACCGATTGGCATGCAAAGGATTGTGTCGAGTTGCGGCGGATGCTGCTGGCCTGA